From Etheostoma cragini isolate CJK2018 chromosome 1, CSU_Ecrag_1.0, whole genome shotgun sequence, a single genomic window includes:
- the LOC117945934 gene encoding mesoderm posterior protein 1-like, protein MEVPYCYPFQLQDNSFLFDCESLLDKSYHPLAYDPALDPGYFSAGSSLSPTSSVDSFCFSPTSLQAAGNEQNILDSIVFKSPATPRHTNETQTLPCSRSSNPIISTTKKSRSRYPGKKRQTASEREKLRMRDLTKALQHLRTYLPRSMAPARQTLTKIDTLRLTIRYISYLSAQLGLSEEVLEQRTLGFVEQPQNLSTFLGQQPTASYSPQEPDCNSMSPAQLSSLQHSDQVRSYRGHTIPHIS, encoded by the coding sequence ATGGAGGTGCCCTACTGCTATCCTTTCCAGCTCCAGGACAACTCCTTCTTGTTTGACTGCGAGTCCCTGCTGGACAAATCCTATCATCCTCTTGCTTACGATCCAGCCTTGGACCCTGGCTACTTCAGCGCTGGCAGCAGCCTGTCTCCCACCTCTTCTGTGGACTCCTTCTGCTTCTCCCCAACCTCCCTGCAGGCTGCCggaaatgaacaaaacattttggacaGTATTGTCTTTAAAAGCCCTGCAACGCCTCGTCATACCAACGAGACACAGACTCTGCCCTGCTCAAGATCCTCCAATCCAATCATCTCCACCACAAAGAAATCCAGATCCAGGTATCCGGGGAAGAAGCGCCAGACAGCCAGCGAGAGAGAAAAGCTGAGGATGAGGGATCTAACCAAGGCCCTGCAACACCTCAGGACGTACCTGCCGCGCTCAATGGCGCCAGCCAGACAGACCCTGACCAAGATCGATACGCTGCGCCTCACCATCCGTTACATCTCCTACCTGTCGGCTCAGCTGGGTCTCAGCGAGGAAGTGCTGGAACAGAGGACCTTAGGTTTTGTGGAGCAGCCCCAAAACCTGAGCACGTTCCTGGGTCAACAGCCAACAGCCAGCTACAGCCCACAAGAACCAGACTGTAACTCCATGAGCCCAGCCCAGCTGTCCTCTCTGCAGCACTCAGATCAGGTACGTTCATATCGTGGTCATACAATTCCACACATTTCATAG